Proteins found in one Prochlorothrix hollandica PCC 9006 = CALU 1027 genomic segment:
- the petB gene encoding cytochrome b6 yields MFTKQVQESGVYKWFNDRLEIEAISDDISSKYVPPHVNIFYCLGGITLVCFIIQFATGFAMTFYYKPSVTEAFTSVQYLMNEVSFGWLIRSIHRWSASMMVLMMILHVFRVYLTGGFKNPRELTWITGVILAVITVSFGVTGYSLPWDQVGYWAVKIVSGVPEAIPLVGPLMVELIRGSASVGQATLTRFYSLHTFVLPWFIAVFMLMHFLMIRKQGISGPL; encoded by the coding sequence ATGTTCACGAAGCAAGTTCAAGAATCTGGCGTATACAAGTGGTTTAACGACCGTTTGGAAATCGAAGCGATTTCAGATGACATCTCCAGTAAGTATGTTCCCCCCCATGTCAATATCTTCTATTGCCTGGGTGGCATCACCTTAGTCTGTTTCATCATCCAGTTCGCCACTGGATTCGCAATGACCTTTTACTACAAGCCTTCGGTTACCGAGGCTTTCACCTCCGTGCAGTACCTCATGAATGAGGTCAGTTTTGGCTGGTTAATTCGCTCCATCCACCGCTGGTCTGCCAGCATGATGGTGTTGATGATGATCCTCCATGTGTTCCGGGTGTACCTCACCGGTGGTTTCAAAAATCCCCGCGAACTGACCTGGATTACGGGGGTTATTTTGGCGGTGATCACCGTATCCTTCGGCGTGACCGGCTACTCCTTGCCCTGGGATCAAGTGGGTTACTGGGCCGTGAAAATTGTGTCCGGTGTCCCTGAGGCCATTCCCCTGGTTGGTCCCCTGATGGTGGAACTGATTCGCGGTAGTGCCAGTGTGGGTCAAGCGACCCTGACCCGCTTCTATAGCCTGCACACCTTTGTGTTGCCCTGGTTCATTGCGGTGTTCATGCTGATGCACTTCCTGATGATTCGCAAGCAAGGGATCTCCGGTCCTTTATAA
- the petD gene encoding cytochrome b6-f complex subunit IV, with the protein MSVLKKPDLTDPVLLEKLAQNMGHNYYGEPAWPNDLLYTFPVVILGTLACVVGLAVLDPAMVGEPANPFATPLEILPEWYLYPAFQILRVVPNKLLGILLQTAIPLGLMLVPFIENINKFQNPFRRPIAMAVFLFGTLVTLWMGVAATLPIDKFFTLGLF; encoded by the coding sequence ATGTCTGTTCTCAAAAAGCCGGATTTAACCGATCCCGTCCTATTGGAAAAGCTGGCCCAAAATATGGGTCATAACTACTATGGGGAACCCGCTTGGCCCAACGATCTGCTCTACACCTTCCCGGTGGTGATCTTGGGTACCCTAGCCTGTGTTGTCGGGCTAGCTGTGCTGGATCCCGCCATGGTCGGTGAGCCTGCCAACCCCTTCGCCACTCCCCTGGAAATTCTGCCGGAGTGGTACCTGTACCCTGCTTTCCAAATTCTGCGGGTTGTTCCCAATAAACTGTTGGGGATTTTGCTGCAAACTGCGATTCCCTTGGGCTTGATGCTGGTTCCCTTCATTGAGAATATCAATAAGTTTCAGAACCCGTTCCGTCGTCCCATTGCCATGGCTGTGTTCCTCTTTGGAACCCTGGTTACCCTGTGGATGGGTGTTGCTGCAACCCTGCCCATTGATAAGTTTTTCACCTTGGGCTTGTTCTAA